A section of the Eublepharis macularius isolate TG4126 chromosome 1, MPM_Emac_v1.0, whole genome shotgun sequence genome encodes:
- the ANKEF1 gene encoding ankyrin repeat and EF-hand domain-containing protein 1 translates to MSLADKRLENLQIYKVLQCVRQKDKKQIEKLTRLGYPELINFTEPVNGDSALHLACVANDIDMCHFLLELGAHPDVQDRMGRTPAMKAAELGHDLALDVLVQAEADMTIVDEEGKGILFYCILPTKRHFRCVQMVLEYGADVNNVTFDGKPVFLQACEQAHEIKDMCMNFLDRGANPNSVNLATGRSALMEASREGVLEIVRGILERGGDVNIFDNERHHAAHFAAKGGFFEILKIISAYDGDVGLIAMNGNTPLHYAAAGGFTECCKFIGQRGCDPTWRNLEKKTPRAVAKDAGFKAAAKEIRKIERRFAKYSKPKPGVKNPNPPWAVRLHDWSVEHQETLREVFEAVDRGDGTVSKEDFIAVIEERCPFANTEQLPTIAQAHEKTRTGGVNIEEFLRGNRYLQKAFLLSSYGPKKKKGKKAKGKKGKFVIPLPICVIPEESRPRRPDGGPPDYMVQTYQNVTDCNRFNRDHPPEHPMQDDSWWYIEDPMQNFSNINYLTKAGDLSSLKKAFELGVPVDVRDHFFKTPLMAACAIGNMEAVQFLLEKGASVNATDNFMWTPLHHACHAGQQDIAELLVNSGANIDAFTINDGTPLMRGIESSRLDTVQYLINGGAKVQMTNRRGQNALDIARAYADNRLIHLVQDTLDRLPKPPENKADKQKGKKGAKPKASRPKLTESTAKEPGKEEVKALPQLEAVIEKSLFEEKEESLRDNVVHLNSLITRGATRKVNITFTPKRTWSPEATTEDLLRKRELRRQRFTYEVDFDDFMMPFKRNFMEKARNLNQALALR, encoded by the exons ATGTCTTTGGCCGATAAAAGACTTGAAAACCTACAAATCTACAAAGTCCTCCAGTGTGTCCGTCAGAAGGACAAGAAGCAGATTGAAAAGCTCACCAGACTTGGATACCCTGAACTCATCAACTTCACCGAGCCTGTCAATGGAGATAGCGCCCTTCACTTGGCTTGCGTCGCCAACGACATTGACATGTGCCACTTCCTCTTGGAGCTCGGCGCTCATCCGGACGTCCAGGATCGAATGGGGCGCACCCCAGCGATGAAAGCTGCCGAACTCGGCCACGACTTGGCATTGGATGTGTTGGTGCAGGCGGAGGCGGATATGACGATAGTTGACGAGGAAGGAAAAG GTATTTTGTTCTATTGCATTTTGCCCACCAAGCGGCACTTCCGCTGTGTTCAAATGGTCCTGGAGTATGGGGCGGATGTGAATAACGTGACGTTTGACGGGAAGCCGGTTTTCTTGCAAGCCTGTGAGCAAGCTCACGAGATCAAGGATATGTGCATGAACTTCTTGGATAGAGGAGCGAACCCCAATTCGGTGAACCTC GCAACGGGACGCTCTGCCCTGATGGAAGCATCGAGAGAAGGTGTTTTGGAAATAGTCCGTGGCATCCTCGAGAGAGGCGGTGATGTTAATATTTTTGACAATGAAAGACACCACGCGGCACATTTTGCAGCTAAAGGAGGTTTTTTTGAG ATCCTGAAGATTATTTCGGCTTATGACGGAGACGTGGGCCTCATCGCCATGAATGGAAACACCCCCCTTCACTATGCCGCTGCGGGGGGTTTTACCGAATGTTGCAAATTTATAGGTCAAAGAG GCTGTGATCCAACATGGAGGAATTTGGAGAAAAAGACGCCCAGAGCTGTTGCGAAAGACGCTGGATTTAAAGCAGCAGCCAAGGAAATTCGTAAAATCGAACGGCGCTTTGCCAAGTATTCCAAGCCCAAGCCGGGAGTCAAGAACCCGAACCCACCCTGGGCAGTCAGGCTGCATGACTGGTCAGTGGAACATCAGGAAACCCTTCGAGAGGTCTTCGAGGCTGTAGACAGAGGTGACGGAACAGTATCCAAAGAGGATTTTATTGCTGTCATTGAGGAGCGGTGTCCCTTTGCGAATACCGAACAACTCCCCACAATTGCTCAGGCTCACGAGAAGACACGCACTGGGGGAGTGAACATCGAGGAATTTTTGAGGGGCAATCGGTACTTGCAGAAGGCTTTCCTCCTTTCATCTTACGGTCCCAAAAAGAAGAAAGGCAAGAAGGCGAAAGGCAAGAAGGGCAAGTTTGTCATCCCATTACCAATCTGTGTCATCCCAGAGGAGTCCCGGCCACGGCGCCCTGATGGCGGGCCTCCGGATTACATGGTACAGACCTATCAGAATGTTACCGACTGCAACCGCTTCAATCGCGATCATCCGCCCGAGCATCCTATGCAGGACGATTCCTGGTGGTACATCGAGGACCCGATGCAAAACTTTTCGAACATCAACTACCTCACTAAAGCTGGGGACCTGTCTTCCTTAAAGAAGGCTTTTGAGTTAGGGGTGCCTGTGGATGTGAGGGACCATTTCTTCAAAACGCCTCTGATGGCAGCCTGTGCAATTGGTAATATGGAAGCTGTGCAATTCCTTTTAGAAAAAGG GGCTAGTGTGAACGCAACAGACAATTTCATGTGGACCCCTCTCCACCACGCTTGCCATGCTGGTCAACAGGACATTGCTGAACTCCTTGTGAATTCTGGAGCAAATATAGATGCTTTTACAATCAACGATGGCACCCCATTAATGAGAGGCATTGAGAGCTCCCGATTGGACACGGTGCAGTATTTGATCAACGGTGGAGCTAAAGTTCAGATGACAAACAGAAGAG GTCAGAATGCACTGGACATAGCCAGGGCATATGCTGACAACCGTTTAATCCACTTGGTGCAAGACACGCTGGACCGCTTGCCCAAGCCACCTGAAAACAAAGCGGATAAACAGAAAGGGAAGAAAGGTGCCAAACCCAAAGCCTCCAGACCCAAGCTCACGGAGTCTACTGCGAAAGAACCAGGGAAAGAAGAGG TTAAGGCCCTGCCACAACTTGAAGCTGTCATTGAGAAATCtctctttgaagagaaggaggagtCTCTCAGGGATAACGTCGTCCATCTGAATTCGCTAATAACTAGAGGAGCTACAAGGAAAGTCAATATCACTTTTACGCCAAAGCGA